AATTGGATGTCAGAAAACCGTGTCTAAAAGCAGACACGGTTTTTTGTAAAATGAGCATTTATTCACTGACAACGTAGAAAAAATATGCTAAAGTGTAACTATAGATGCAGACCATTTAGTCTAATTTCTCACTTAGTTAAGTTATATATAGATCAGTTCGCAGGAGAAATGAGTGATGTGTAGTGGGGAAGCAAGTGTTAATTATTGGATTAGCCGTATTTATGTTTATTAGCGTTTGGATGGTTGTATTTATTCAATTTAATCAGACCGATGAGGAAGCAGTTACTTATACTCCGACAGTTTTAGAGATGTCTGTGGAAAATGAACGAGCATTTCCATTACCTGAATCGATTGATTCCGAAGAGAGTCAATTAGAGACTATTGCAGAAGAAGAAAATTCTGTAGTATTTCTAGAAGAAGGTCAATTGCAAGACGTTCCTCCTACAACTTTACCTGATGGACAAGACAATCAAGGGCTTATTGATTTGCGCAATTTTGATTTTAGTGATATCTCTACACCAGATGGGGTTCCTATTGAAGGGATCTTAAAAAAACTACAACTAAATTAATATATTCATCAATTTTTCAGAATTTCCTTCTCATCTTTTACATACTTTTGGTACGATAGAATGGTAACCAAAGTGGAAGATGAGAGGGGTTTTTTTTATGGAAGCAAAACAAGATTCTGCCTCAAGCCCTTCGTGGGTCAAATGGCTGATTCGAGTGGTGTTAGGATATGTTGCTTTACTTGCCCTTATTTTAGCGGTAACAATTCTTGTCATTTTAATTACATTCACATTAATTGTAATTGATGGAGTAACGGAATCGACACATCTCGGACAATTCTCAGAGCATTATCTAGTGCCAGTATCAGAGTTCATGTGGAAACTCTTTACATGGCTAATTCCAGGATTGTAAGGAGGTAATGATGGAAGAAGGTTTAATATTTGTGCTATTTGCAGTCTTGTTCTTCTTTTTAACAGGTTTATTTGGAGGGCTTGGCATTTATCATGCTCTAAATAATAATAAAAAGCGTGCTATTTGGTTTATGGCTGTAGGATTTATGTGTATCATAATCTTTATTGCCTTTTCCTTTATTGGGGCAATGCAATAAATAGAGGGGGTTCATCTTGATAATCATTCAAGCAAAATATAAAACAGGTGTTTACATTGGTGAATTGTTGGAAAAAAGGGAATTAGAGCAAAGAGGTTTATTGAAAGTGTTAGCGGTATTGAAGCATCCAACACAAGGAGACTTGCATAATCCTAAGAAAATAGACGTACCGATGTTTCATCAACGTAAAGCTTTGGCTGAATTTGAAAAAACGTGGGTGCCTTTAGCGACAATTAAAACGTATAAAGATGAAATTCCACCATACAAACAATCATTGCATAATGCGTGGCAAGCAAAATATGATGAATTAGGAGAACAATCATCAGACTTTGCGAAACGCTCAATTGAACTTTTATT
Above is a genomic segment from Bacillus sp. FJAT-45037 containing:
- a CDS encoding kinase-associated lipoprotein B, which translates into the protein MIIIQAKYKTGVYIGELLEKRELEQRGLLKVLAVLKHPTQGDLHNPKKIDVPMFHQRKALAEFEKTWVPLATIKTYKDEIPPYKQSLHNAWQAKYDELGEQSSDFAKRSIELLLELKTEYGL